From a region of the Synechococcus sp. PCC 7335 genome:
- a CDS encoding FtsX-like permease family protein, with amino-acid sequence MRKSLIPRMLIKQMPFERPLAWAQLSHQKIRLAVAITGVSFANILMFTMMGLQTLLTDGATTLHESLKGDLFLMSSFSPTLRIPLPIPRAYLLQADSVDGVSMAAPMYISSANWTDPDQIKSPSERFLEDSAAEERPEWSPEEESAGDIFGNQVRIVAFNPKQPILDIPEVEQQIDRLSSANAVLFDRLSQPSLGEIPTLLSTSDDVQTLMGGRRVTVVGLFSLGSTVIEKGTVVMSDWNYTQWAGPQALEQVSLGILTLEPGSDIAAVQTAIQQYLPGTVDVLTLEELLAKEKKFTDEDPGGIIFGFGSMVGFVVGIVIVYQVLYTDISDHLPEYATLKAMGYSDAALLRVVLLEAILLAVLGFVPGFVTSLGLYQVLTVMTRIPLVMKSAVAVQVFVLTLVMCSLSGAIAMRRLQSADPADVF; translated from the coding sequence ATGCGGAAGTCTCTGATTCCTCGAATGCTGATCAAACAGATGCCTTTTGAGAGGCCACTAGCCTGGGCGCAGCTTTCTCATCAAAAGATTCGGCTAGCGGTTGCGATTACAGGCGTGAGCTTTGCCAACATTCTGATGTTTACCATGATGGGACTGCAGACCCTGCTGACGGATGGCGCTACTACTCTGCACGAAAGTTTAAAGGGTGACCTCTTTCTTATGTCTTCATTTAGTCCTACGCTGCGGATACCGCTACCGATTCCGCGTGCCTATTTGCTGCAGGCGGATTCGGTAGACGGCGTGAGTATGGCCGCGCCGATGTACATCAGCAGCGCAAACTGGACAGATCCGGATCAAATCAAATCACCCTCGGAGCGTTTCTTAGAAGATAGTGCTGCTGAGGAGCGTCCTGAGTGGTCACCAGAAGAAGAGTCCGCTGGCGATATTTTTGGCAACCAGGTGCGGATAGTGGCCTTTAATCCAAAACAGCCTATTTTGGATATTCCAGAGGTAGAGCAGCAGATCGATCGCCTCAGCAGTGCCAATGCTGTTTTGTTCGATCGACTCTCACAGCCTTCGTTAGGAGAGATTCCTACCCTGCTATCTACCTCTGATGATGTACAAACCTTGATGGGCGGTCGCCGAGTCACGGTCGTCGGTCTGTTTAGCTTAGGCAGCACCGTAATCGAAAAGGGCACGGTGGTGATGAGCGACTGGAACTATACCCAGTGGGCCGGGCCGCAGGCGCTAGAGCAGGTGAGTTTGGGGATTTTGACGCTAGAGCCAGGCAGTGACATAGCAGCGGTGCAGACAGCGATTCAACAGTATTTACCAGGTACTGTTGATGTTTTGACCCTAGAGGAGCTGCTGGCAAAAGAGAAAAAGTTCACCGATGAAGATCCAGGCGGCATTATCTTCGGCTTTGGTAGCATGGTGGGCTTTGTGGTAGGCATTGTGATTGTTTATCAGGTGCTGTATACCGACATCAGCGATCATTTGCCAGAGTATGCCACGCTCAAGGCAATGGGCTACAGCGATGCGGCGTTGCTACGGGTGGTCTTGCTAGAAGCTATTTTGTTAGCGGTGCTGGGCTTTGTTCCTGGGTTTGTGACTTCTCTAGGACTTTATCAGGTGCTAACGGTGATGACTCGGATCCCGCTGGTGATGAAGAGTGCGGTTGCTGTTCAGGTGTTTGTGCTGACGCTGGTGATGTGTAGTCTGTCGGGTGCGATCGCCATGCGACGTCTCCAGTCAGCCGATCCTGCCGACGTTTTTTAA
- a CDS encoding ATP-binding cassette domain-containing protein: MPPTVTINNLSHAFGKGQLRRTVLTDISLELRPGEIVLLTGPSGSGKTTLLTLMGALRSVQSGSLKILDQELKGARKRKLVKLRSQIGFIFQSHNLLDCLTAAENVGMALKLHGGSLRDRRDQSHEMLKTVGLGEHSHKHPSQLSGGQKQRVAIARALVSQPKIVLADEPTASLDSHSGRDVVNLIQQLAHHQHCTVLLVTHDARILDIADRTLHIEDGRLSV; encoded by the coding sequence ATGCCTCCAACTGTGACAATCAACAATCTCAGTCACGCTTTTGGCAAAGGGCAGCTCCGCCGAACCGTGCTGACAGATATTAGCCTAGAACTTCGTCCAGGAGAGATTGTGCTACTTACCGGGCCATCCGGCAGCGGAAAAACCACATTACTCACCTTGATGGGTGCTCTGCGGTCGGTGCAGTCAGGCAGCCTAAAGATTCTCGATCAAGAGCTGAAGGGCGCGCGAAAGCGAAAGCTAGTCAAGCTACGCAGCCAGATTGGGTTTATCTTTCAGTCTCATAATTTGCTTGATTGTTTGACTGCAGCAGAGAACGTGGGAATGGCTTTGAAGCTGCACGGTGGGTCATTGCGCGATCGCCGCGACCAATCTCATGAAATGCTAAAAACAGTAGGACTAGGAGAGCATAGTCACAAGCATCCGAGCCAGCTTTCCGGTGGACAAAAGCAGCGGGTTGCGATCGCGCGTGCCCTAGTCTCTCAACCCAAAATCGTCCTAGCCGACGAACCCACCGCCTCCCTAGACAGCCACTCCGGGCGAGACGTTGTAAATTTAATTCAACAGCTCGCCCACCATCAGCACTGCACCGTTCTACTCGTCACTCACGATGCCCGTATTCTCGATATTGCTGACCGCACCTTGCATATTGAAGACGGACGATTGAGCGTATAG
- a CDS encoding DUF5673 domain-containing protein — MATFVTWLSLERLLQSPEPTDKLLQLPRVMFWWTLAILLISLGLSKLELRENGFCFLYTFIPWRRISAYRWEVSQPDVWTIQLKRRLSLISEVINIKVPRGTRDEIERIASTYVSNQ; from the coding sequence GTGGCTACTTTTGTGACTTGGCTATCATTGGAGCGGCTTTTGCAGAGCCCTGAGCCAACAGATAAACTTTTGCAGTTACCTAGAGTCATGTTCTGGTGGACACTTGCTATTTTGCTAATATCCCTTGGATTAAGCAAGCTAGAGCTAAGGGAAAACGGCTTTTGTTTTCTCTATACGTTTATTCCCTGGCGACGGATTAGCGCCTACAGATGGGAGGTTTCACAGCCTGATGTATGGACCATTCAGCTAAAGCGCCGCTTATCTTTGATATCTGAAGTCATCAACATCAAAGTGCCACGGGGGACCCGCGATGAGATTGAGCGAATTGCCAGCACCTATGTCTCTAATCAGTAG
- a CDS encoding GNAT family N-acetyltransferase, translated as MTRLRRYDSEDWDAIAEIHDRTRLDELNASVGTEAFLSLAATAEEEELFAGEVWVTCDDHFILGFVAFADNEVNWLYVSPDYYRQGIGRLLLRHAINRCGKTVGTSVLSDNNAALQLYLSEGFQIVETETGKLAGNEAFSATGHVLELDKQLLKNSKVTS; from the coding sequence ATGACGCGCCTACGAAGATATGATTCAGAAGATTGGGATGCTATTGCTGAAATCCATGATCGTACCAGATTAGATGAACTAAATGCTTCAGTTGGAACCGAAGCGTTCTTGTCATTAGCGGCTACAGCTGAAGAGGAAGAATTGTTTGCAGGAGAAGTTTGGGTTACTTGCGACGACCATTTCATCCTTGGATTTGTTGCCTTTGCTGATAATGAGGTGAATTGGCTGTATGTGTCGCCCGACTATTACCGCCAGGGAATTGGAAGATTACTGTTACGGCACGCCATTAACCGATGCGGCAAAACCGTGGGTACTTCTGTGCTAAGCGATAACAATGCAGCCTTGCAGCTCTACTTAAGTGAGGGGTTTCAGATTGTAGAGACAGAAACAGGAAAGCTTGCTGGCAATGAGGCTTTCTCGGCCACAGGGCATGTTCTTGAGCTTGATAAGCAACTGTTGAAAAATTCAAAGGTGACATCGTGA
- a CDS encoding S9 family peptidase, with protein MKRFYLKTGLMLASASMITLGPIFNPLPFVPMSVATAEDLTNQSTLPPLIERELFFSDPEISGARLSPNGQFVAFRKPLDGIVNVWVKGIDEPMDAARPVTADVESPIMIYFWSADGRYILYGQDTGGNENFRLYAVEPEVVGEAGVGARDLTPIENVTATVYAIPKETPNQIVIGLNDRDPRVHDVYRLDLTTGDRTLLIQNDGTVAAWAADHKGDIRLAYRQSLENGQEILKVEENGDLTPIYTCSLEEACGLLQFHPNDQQIYLKTNKGVDLAQLELLDVDTGETELVETDPEQQVDFGGALFSPATDELVATYYVGDRRRIYPKSDEWSADLAFLQQQLPDVELSVDSVTTDDQLALVSVQSDVNPGAMYLFDRSAQSLEKLYDVSPALPSEHLASAKPIRYEARDGVEIPAYLTLPKGVSPENLPVIVFPHGGPWGRDSWGYSPVAQFYANRGYAVLQPNFRGSAGYGKAFLNAGNQQWGTGVMQHDVTDGMLHLIDEGIADPERVGIMGFSYGGYATLAGLAFTPERYAAGASVVGPSSLITLMENIPPYWVPIQDSMDLRVGDPSDPVDRDRLAAQSPLFSADKIQAPLLVVQGANDPRVLQQESDQIVKALRDLGRPVEYLVAPDEGHGFRKEINALAMTAALERFFAEHLGGRYQSEMSPELATQLESLTVDIDTIQ; from the coding sequence ATGAAACGGTTTTATCTAAAAACGGGACTGATGCTCGCATCTGCCAGCATGATTACTTTGGGCCCTATCTTTAATCCTTTACCTTTTGTACCAATGTCAGTCGCTACTGCCGAAGATTTGACCAATCAATCTACTCTGCCGCCGCTAATCGAGCGGGAGCTGTTCTTTTCTGATCCAGAGATTTCGGGGGCGCGGCTCTCTCCAAACGGCCAGTTTGTTGCTTTTCGAAAGCCACTAGATGGCATTGTTAATGTCTGGGTGAAGGGCATTGACGAGCCAATGGATGCCGCTCGCCCCGTGACAGCGGATGTAGAAAGCCCGATTATGATTTACTTTTGGAGCGCCGACGGTCGCTATATTCTGTATGGACAAGATACTGGCGGCAATGAGAATTTTCGACTCTATGCGGTGGAGCCGGAAGTGGTAGGTGAGGCGGGTGTTGGCGCGCGCGATTTAACACCGATAGAAAATGTTACAGCTACAGTCTATGCGATTCCTAAGGAGACACCGAATCAAATTGTGATTGGGCTCAACGATCGCGATCCGCGAGTGCATGATGTTTACCGTCTAGATTTGACGACTGGCGATCGCACGCTACTCATCCAGAACGATGGCACTGTTGCTGCCTGGGCTGCCGACCATAAAGGCGACATTCGCTTGGCCTACCGTCAGTCTTTAGAAAATGGTCAGGAGATTCTCAAAGTAGAAGAGAACGGCGACCTAACGCCTATCTACACCTGTAGCCTCGAAGAAGCTTGTGGATTACTTCAGTTTCATCCGAATGATCAACAGATCTATCTAAAAACGAACAAAGGCGTAGATCTTGCTCAGCTAGAGCTGCTTGATGTGGACACAGGAGAAACCGAGCTGGTAGAAACCGACCCTGAACAGCAGGTAGATTTTGGCGGCGCGTTATTTTCACCCGCAACCGATGAGCTGGTAGCGACTTATTATGTGGGCGATCGTCGCCGCATTTATCCCAAGTCCGATGAGTGGTCAGCCGATTTAGCTTTTCTCCAACAGCAGCTTCCCGACGTTGAGCTTTCGGTAGACTCTGTGACTACCGACGACCAGCTTGCTTTAGTGAGCGTTCAAAGTGACGTGAATCCCGGCGCGATGTATTTGTTCGACCGTAGTGCTCAGAGCCTGGAAAAGCTCTACGATGTCTCGCCAGCGCTGCCAAGCGAACACTTAGCCTCGGCCAAGCCGATTCGCTACGAGGCCCGTGACGGCGTAGAGATTCCCGCTTATCTGACGCTGCCCAAGGGAGTCTCGCCAGAAAATTTGCCTGTTATTGTTTTTCCTCACGGTGGGCCTTGGGGAAGAGATTCCTGGGGCTATAGTCCGGTGGCTCAGTTTTATGCCAATCGCGGCTATGCGGTACTACAGCCGAACTTTCGAGGATCGGCGGGCTATGGCAAGGCTTTTTTGAATGCGGGTAATCAACAGTGGGGCACGGGCGTTATGCAGCATGACGTTACCGATGGCATGCTGCATTTAATTGACGAGGGCATTGCCGATCCTGAGCGGGTGGGGATTATGGGATTCTCTTATGGGGGCTATGCCACGTTAGCGGGGTTGGCGTTCACACCAGAACGGTATGCGGCAGGGGCTTCTGTCGTTGGCCCCTCTAGCCTAATTACCCTAATGGAGAATATTCCGCCCTACTGGGTGCCGATCCAAGATTCTATGGATTTACGAGTCGGTGATCCAAGTGATCCGGTTGATCGCGATCGCCTAGCCGCACAGTCTCCTCTATTCTCAGCAGACAAGATTCAGGCGCCTTTGTTGGTCGTACAAGGTGCCAACGACCCGCGCGTGCTTCAGCAAGAGTCCGACCAGATTGTAAAGGCGCTAAGAGATCTAGGCCGACCGGTAGAATACTTAGTCGCGCCAGATGAAGGACACGGCTTTAGAAAAGAGATTAACGCGCTGGCGATGACGGCTGCTCTAGAGCGTTTCTTTGCTGAACATTTGGGCGGGCGCTACCAGTCAGAAATGTCGCCGGAGCTAGCCACACAGCTAGAGAGCCTAACGGTAGATATCGACACGATTCAGTGA
- a CDS encoding glycosyltransferase codes for MSRIVLTTWGSLGDLHPMLALSLELRDRGHHIILATAESYRNQIESLELEFYAIRPDLPEDPQTISKIIDPKTGSEAVLKEIVLGSVRDTYDDLMAIAQAADLLIAHEIVYAAPLVAEVLKLPWASCTLAPAAFFSAYEPIVISGYPALSKLHRFGPKVNRLAVNSAKLTTHPWGDPIYQLCKELRLQPIQNPIVGNDKYSPHLVLALFSSLLGTLKPDWPPNVVTTGFTFYDGNSAQPISPELEDFLNSAEPPLVFTLGSAAVNAPGDFYAASAWAAINLNRRAVLLLGQNPPPQNLPASIFACDYAPYSKIFPRACAMVHQGGIGTTAQALRAGRPTLIMPYSLDQPDNAARVQRLGTSRTLSRKNFSASQLTEELRTLLDTLGYATKAAEIGRIISLEKGVDVACNAIENQIKES; via the coding sequence GTGAGCCGAATTGTGTTGACTACGTGGGGTTCTCTGGGCGATCTGCATCCTATGCTTGCTTTGAGTCTGGAGTTGCGCGATCGCGGTCACCACATCATACTCGCAACAGCAGAAAGCTATCGAAACCAAATCGAGTCTCTAGAACTTGAGTTTTACGCAATTCGTCCTGATTTACCCGAAGATCCACAGACAATCAGTAAGATAATAGATCCCAAAACAGGATCAGAAGCTGTTCTAAAAGAGATTGTTTTAGGCAGCGTGCGAGATACCTATGATGACTTGATGGCGATTGCTCAAGCTGCCGATCTCTTAATTGCTCATGAGATCGTCTACGCTGCGCCTCTAGTGGCGGAAGTGCTGAAGTTACCTTGGGCTAGCTGCACCTTAGCGCCAGCTGCATTCTTCTCAGCCTATGAGCCAATTGTCATCTCGGGCTATCCCGCTCTATCGAAGCTACACCGTTTCGGGCCAAAGGTTAATCGTTTGGCTGTAAATTCCGCTAAGCTGACAACTCACCCATGGGGAGATCCTATCTACCAACTCTGTAAAGAACTTAGACTACAGCCCATCCAAAACCCAATTGTTGGCAACGACAAATACTCTCCTCATTTGGTATTAGCTTTATTTTCGTCGCTGCTAGGAACATTAAAACCCGACTGGCCACCGAATGTTGTAACCACTGGCTTCACCTTCTACGATGGAAACTCAGCGCAGCCCATTAGTCCAGAACTAGAAGACTTCTTGAACTCTGCTGAGCCACCTCTCGTCTTTACACTAGGCTCGGCAGCAGTCAACGCGCCTGGTGATTTCTATGCCGCCAGCGCGTGGGCCGCTATCAACTTGAATCGCCGTGCGGTGCTGCTACTCGGTCAAAATCCACCACCCCAAAACTTACCGGCTAGCATCTTCGCCTGTGACTATGCCCCCTACTCAAAAATCTTTCCCCGCGCCTGTGCGATGGTCCATCAGGGCGGCATCGGCACCACAGCGCAGGCTCTGAGAGCTGGTCGCCCAACGCTAATCATGCCGTACAGCCTCGATCAGCCCGACAATGCGGCGCGGGTTCAACGATTAGGAACGTCTCGCACGCTCTCTCGCAAGAATTTCTCAGCATCACAACTGACAGAAGAACTGAGAACACTCCTTGATACTCTTGGCTACGCAACCAAAGCAGCAGAAATTGGACGCATAATAAGTTTAGAAAAGGGCGTAGACGTAGCCTGTAATGCCATAGAAAATCAAATTAAAGAAAGTTGA
- a CDS encoding HlyD family efflux transporter periplasmic adaptor subunit: MLKQNTLQWDFRRPLQWPLRWTSSLTLIALISVGCSSPFSATGSTEITPITVEVSSVVALGRIEPEGEVIRLSVSNAADSRVNEIRVSEGDWVEAQQVIAVLQGAERRQADLNSAYALVRQRQAELAQQQNGSVKPASLSAQRETIARLEAQLSTQSRQREAAIAKAQAVLQESQAKYQRYQALAAAGALERVELDVALRDYETAQANLAVEQSAREETEKTLSAQIAEEKARLTELGQVLPEAVEIAYAQLEQARIQVSQSQADLDDVLVRAPVAGQILKINTRVGEQVNTQQGIVELAQTDQMMVIAEVYETDIRKVSLGQPVEVTSEYGGVETDLTGVVDQIGLKIGKASFGGEDADPTQDVNARVVTVKIRLNDEDSERVAALTGMQVRVSIDTDA; encoded by the coding sequence ATGTTGAAACAGAATACTCTTCAATGGGATTTTCGGCGGCCTCTGCAATGGCCTCTTCGATGGACTTCCTCACTTACCCTGATTGCTTTAATTTCTGTCGGGTGCAGCTCACCGTTTAGTGCTACAGGCAGCACTGAGATTACACCAATAACTGTGGAAGTTAGCTCGGTGGTTGCCCTGGGGCGGATTGAGCCAGAGGGTGAAGTGATTCGTCTATCGGTGTCAAATGCGGCGGATAGTCGCGTTAATGAGATTCGAGTCAGTGAAGGAGATTGGGTAGAAGCGCAGCAGGTGATCGCCGTGCTGCAAGGAGCCGAGCGGCGGCAGGCCGATTTGAATTCGGCCTACGCACTGGTGCGACAGCGACAGGCGGAACTCGCTCAGCAACAAAATGGCAGCGTCAAGCCTGCCTCTCTCAGCGCGCAGCGGGAAACCATTGCTCGGCTAGAAGCTCAGCTTTCGACCCAAAGCCGCCAAAGAGAAGCTGCGATCGCTAAGGCTCAGGCTGTGCTCCAAGAGTCTCAGGCAAAGTACCAACGCTATCAAGCATTAGCCGCTGCCGGAGCGCTTGAGCGCGTAGAACTCGATGTTGCCTTACGCGATTATGAAACGGCTCAGGCCAATTTAGCGGTAGAACAATCTGCCAGAGAAGAAACAGAAAAGACACTCAGCGCTCAGATTGCAGAAGAAAAAGCCAGGCTGACTGAGCTAGGCCAGGTCTTACCCGAAGCGGTTGAGATTGCCTATGCCCAGCTAGAACAAGCTCGAATACAGGTTTCTCAAAGTCAGGCTGATTTGGACGATGTGCTAGTGCGAGCACCGGTGGCGGGGCAAATTCTCAAGATCAACACTCGGGTGGGAGAACAGGTGAATACACAGCAAGGCATCGTGGAACTGGCCCAAACCGATCAGATGATGGTGATAGCAGAGGTCTACGAAACGGATATTCGCAAGGTGAGCCTAGGTCAGCCAGTAGAAGTCACTAGCGAATATGGTGGGGTGGAAACAGATCTGACGGGAGTAGTCGATCAAATTGGCTTGAAAATAGGGAAAGCGAGCTTTGGTGGAGAAGATGCTGATCCCACGCAAGACGTCAATGCGCGCGTTGTGACGGTAAAAATTCGTCTAAATGATGAAGACAGCGAGCGGGTAGCGGCGCTGACTGGCATGCAGGTCAGAGTCTCTATTGACACCGATGCGTAA
- a CDS encoding IS6 family transposase, whose translation MNNPYGGHLFPADIISYCVWLYYTFPLSFRDIEKMMLYRGITVTYEAIRGWCLKFAQGYANQIRKRRSKPGDKWHLDKVVSKIKGEQFYLWRAVDQHGVVLDILMQRHRNKAAAKKFFRKLLKPAGFAPRGIVTDKLKSYGAAKKEILKGVEHRQHKGLNNRAENSHRPTRIRERRMGRFKSVSQAQRFLSAFEPIRGHFHPNQHKQTASEYRATMRQRIDSWKSLTGVSVIA comes from the coding sequence ATGAATAATCCCTACGGTGGCCATCTTTTCCCAGCCGACATCATCAGCTACTGTGTGTGGCTGTACTACACTTTCCCGTTAAGCTTCCGTGACATCGAGAAAATGATGCTCTATCGGGGCATCACAGTGACCTATGAGGCGATCAGGGGATGGTGCCTCAAGTTTGCTCAAGGCTACGCGAATCAAATCCGTAAGCGGCGATCAAAGCCTGGTGACAAGTGGCACTTAGACAAAGTGGTCAGTAAGATTAAGGGCGAGCAGTTCTACTTGTGGCGGGCTGTTGACCAGCATGGTGTAGTGCTCGATATCCTAATGCAGCGCCACCGCAACAAAGCAGCCGCGAAGAAGTTTTTCCGGAAACTGCTCAAGCCAGCAGGCTTTGCCCCCAGAGGCATCGTTACCGATAAGCTGAAAAGCTATGGGGCAGCGAAGAAGGAAATCCTGAAGGGTGTGGAACACAGACAGCACAAAGGCTTGAACAATCGAGCTGAGAACTCACATAGACCGACCCGAATCAGAGAGAGACGAATGGGCCGCTTCAAATCTGTGAGTCAAGCGCAACGCTTTCTGTCGGCCTTCGAACCGATACGCGGTCATTTCCATCCCAATCAGCACAAACAGACGGCTTCAGAATATCGAGCAACGATGCGTCAACGGATCGACAGTTGGAAATCACTTACAGGGGTAAGTGTGATCGCATAG
- a CDS encoding metal ABC transporter solute-binding protein, Zn/Mn family, with the protein MHKSLRLLSQLSALSLVLGAVGCTQSDSTQPQTDAESVTGPQVVASHSVLCDMTEQIAQDTVDLSCLIDAGQDPHTYSATPADRRAVEDADLVLYGGYSFEPEIIQMIEATDTPAPKVAVSEVSVSDPLLGEPHDHDHDHGEGEAHTEREHEDEHEHHAEGEVHSEDEHHAEDEHEHHAEGEMVPDPHVWHNAKNGIAMARVVQAQLSELSPENAELYETNAETLIAQIEQLDTWIQAQIDTIPASSRTLISTHEALGYYADAYGIELEPALDGFSTEGEPSAADVKELTEVVESKSVPSIFVESTSNPGLIETVSRETDIAVSQDPIYADGLGSSETSAATYQGMLITNTCTIVNGLGGTCDQAASEAFLSAQ; encoded by the coding sequence ATGCATAAATCACTACGCCTGCTTTCGCAACTGTCTGCTTTGTCACTAGTACTAGGCGCAGTGGGCTGCACTCAGTCCGACAGCACTCAGCCGCAGACTGATGCAGAATCTGTTACTGGGCCTCAGGTGGTTGCTTCTCACAGCGTACTTTGTGACATGACTGAGCAGATCGCTCAAGATACCGTAGATTTGAGCTGCCTAATTGACGCAGGTCAAGATCCTCATACCTACAGTGCCACCCCAGCAGATCGGCGGGCCGTTGAGGATGCTGATCTGGTTTTATATGGCGGCTATAGCTTTGAGCCTGAAATAATTCAAATGATTGAGGCGACTGACACACCCGCGCCCAAAGTTGCTGTGTCAGAGGTGTCCGTATCAGACCCGTTACTGGGTGAACCTCATGACCACGACCATGACCATGGAGAAGGCGAAGCCCATACAGAGAGAGAGCATGAGGACGAGCATGAGCACCATGCAGAAGGCGAAGTACACTCAGAAGATGAGCATCATGCCGAGGACGAGCATGAACATCACGCGGAAGGTGAAATGGTGCCAGACCCTCACGTTTGGCACAATGCTAAAAATGGGATAGCGATGGCAAGAGTCGTTCAAGCTCAGCTTAGCGAACTCTCTCCAGAGAATGCTGAGCTGTATGAGACTAACGCTGAAACCCTGATCGCTCAGATAGAACAGCTTGATACTTGGATTCAGGCCCAGATAGATACCATTCCTGCCTCTAGCCGCACGCTGATTAGCACTCACGAAGCGCTTGGCTACTATGCCGATGCCTATGGGATTGAACTTGAGCCTGCTCTTGACGGGTTTAGTACAGAGGGGGAGCCCTCAGCCGCAGACGTCAAGGAACTAACAGAAGTTGTCGAATCAAAGAGCGTACCTAGCATTTTTGTAGAATCTACCAGCAATCCGGGCCTGATTGAAACCGTCTCCAGAGAAACTGATATCGCGGTCTCACAAGATCCAATCTACGCTGATGGATTGGGCAGCTCTGAAACATCGGCAGCGACTTATCAGGGAATGCTTATTACTAATACCTGCACTATCGTCAATGGTTTAGGCGGCACTTGCGATCAAGCTGCATCCGAAGCTTTTTTGTCTGCTCAATAG
- a CDS encoding glutathione S-transferase family protein, with the protein MLKLYHNPMTRSLRILWLLEELGLDYRLIPVEFVPPVDGKIFSQKTPTGRFPTLEDEETSLCESGVIAQYLIERYGEGHLAPSINSSLRAKYLQWTHFPEGTINPYLNAIQRFSKSMPTVVNTMKEELDIALAFASDELANQPYIVGEKFTGADIMLAVSLLSANMLGLIADKHSNILSYFNRLQSRDALIKALQS; encoded by the coding sequence ATGTTAAAGCTTTACCACAATCCAATGACCCGATCTCTTCGAATACTCTGGCTACTCGAAGAATTGGGCCTAGATTATCGTTTAATCCCAGTTGAGTTTGTTCCACCCGTTGACGGTAAGATCTTTTCTCAAAAGACACCAACCGGAAGATTTCCAACGCTTGAAGATGAAGAAACGTCACTTTGCGAGTCGGGAGTGATCGCTCAATACCTAATCGAACGCTACGGAGAAGGCCATCTTGCCCCCTCGATCAATTCTTCCCTAAGAGCAAAGTATCTCCAGTGGACACATTTTCCAGAAGGAACAATCAATCCCTATCTCAACGCTATTCAGAGGTTCTCAAAATCAATGCCGACTGTAGTGAACACGATGAAAGAAGAGCTAGATATTGCGCTTGCCTTCGCCAGTGACGAACTGGCCAATCAGCCCTATATCGTGGGAGAAAAATTTACTGGCGCAGACATCATGTTAGCGGTCAGTTTGCTATCAGCTAACATGCTTGGATTAATTGCCGATAAGCACAGCAACATTTTATCGTATTTCAATCGATTGCAATCTAGAGACGCATTAATTAAAGCGTTGCAAAGCTAA
- a CDS encoding helix-turn-helix transcriptional regulator — MIKASSKTLPKALPKAPLSNASSSSALSRSRARDVCQVQCFNQALVTQVSEAMPEEELLASAQVLFSALADRSRLKILLALSNERELCVCDVASLLNVKIAAASHHLRKLRDLKILKHRSDGKLAYYFLADERIVDVLSHALQQLSE; from the coding sequence GTGATTAAAGCTTCTTCAAAAACGCTGCCAAAGGCTTTGCCTAAAGCTCCGTTGTCAAACGCTTCATCGTCTAGTGCCTTATCTAGAAGCAGGGCTAGGGACGTTTGCCAAGTTCAGTGCTTTAATCAGGCGCTGGTAACTCAGGTCAGTGAAGCGATGCCAGAGGAGGAACTGCTAGCTAGTGCTCAAGTCCTGTTTAGTGCGTTAGCAGATAGATCGCGCCTAAAAATTCTTCTTGCCCTAAGCAATGAGCGAGAGCTTTGTGTGTGTGATGTAGCGTCGCTACTCAACGTCAAGATAGCAGCGGCTTCTCACCATCTGCGGAAGTTGCGCGATCTCAAAATATTGAAACACAGAAGTGACGGCAAGCTTGCGTACTACTTTCTAGCAGACGAGCGGATTGTAGATGTTCTGAGTCATGCTTTGCAGCAGCTAAGCGAGTGA